The Paenibacillus sp. 481 DNA window GGCTTAATCGTGCTAGCAACGTTTATTTCGCCGCCAGACATCGTGTCGGACATTCTAGTCGCGATTCCGCTCCTCGTGCTGTATGAAATAAGTGTCATTTTGTCTGCGACCGTATTTCGCAAGCAGCTAGAAGAAGATATGAAATGGGAACAGCAGTACGAAGACGATGCTGACAAGACAACCGCATAACTCATCATAAGAATGATGCAGGCGAAGGAGATGCGAAAGCGTTGAATGGAGCCTGCATTTTTTGTTTATTGGTGTCGTAATCGTAAAAAAGTTTAGCGAAATGGCTTAGCTTAAAAAAATTTAACGTCAACCCTCTTGCATTCGAAACCCAAAATCAGTATTATAATTATTGTTATTAGCACTAATCGAGCTTGAGTGCTAACACTACAAAATTGTTGTTAAGAACGAACCTTTTCGTCCTTAGGCGGAGGTAGTTCTTTACCTTATAACTCTTTTTACAAGGAGGCTCTTTTTCATGATCAAACCTTTAGGTGAACGCGTATTGATCGAAGCAAGCGCGAAAGAAGAAACTACAGCTTTCGGTATCGTATTGCCGGATACGGCAAAGGAAAAACCGCAAGAGGGCAAAGTTATTGCGGTAGGGAATGGCGTATGGAAAGACGGACAACGTGTGCCATTGGATGTTAAAGAAGGCGACCGCGTTATTTTCTCCAAATACGCTGGCACTGAGATCAAATTCGAAGGCAAAGAGTATTTGATTATGAAAGAAAGCGACATTCACGCGATTCTTGGTTAATTGTACTAAGAACATCAGCGATGATTAGCTTACGCACTTACCGGTTGCGCTGACAGTAGGTCGGCATAACCATTTACTTTATACATTTCGAATGAATCTGAGGAGGTTTTCACGATGGCTAAAGAAATTAAGTTCTCTGAAGAAGCACGTCGCTCTATGTTGCGTGGTGTTGATGCTTTGGCAAATGCCGTGAAAGTAACACTCGGTCCTAAAGGCCGTAACGTCGTGTTGGAGAAGAAATTCGGTTCTCCACTAATCACGAACGATGGTGTAACGATCGCTAAAGAAATCGAGTTGGAAGATGCATTCGAGAACATGGGTGCTCAACTCGTTAAAGAAGTTGCTACGAAGACTAACGATGTAGCGGGTGACGGTACAACAACAGCTACGGTATTGGCTCAAGCGATGATTCGTGAAGGCTTGAAAAACGTAACTGCTGGTGCGAACCCTATGGTCGTTCGCAAAGGTATCGAAAAAGCGGTTAGAGCGGCTGTTGAAGAATTGCAAAAGATTGCGAAGCCAATCGAAGGCAAGCAAAGCATCGCTCAAGTTGCTGCTATCTCCGCAGCTGACGAAGAAGTTGGCAGCTTGATCGCTGAAGCGATGGAGAAAGTCGGCAAAGACGGCGTTATCACAGTTGAAGAGTCCAAAGGCTTCAACACTGAGCTTGAAGTTGTTGAAGGTATGCAATTCGACCGTGGCTACATCTCGCCATACATGATTACGGACACAGACAAGATGGAAGCTGTGCTTGACAACGCTTATATCTTGATTACGGATAAGAAGATTTCGAACATCCAAGAGATCTTGCCAGTGTTGGAGAAAGTCGTACAACAAGGCAAACAATTGGTTATCATCGCTGAGGACGTTGAAGGCGAAGCGCTTGCTACACTCGTAGTGAACAAACTTCGTGGTACGTTCACTTGCGTGGCTGTTAAAGCTCCTGGCTTTGGCGACCGTCGTAAAGCAATGTTGCAAGATATCGCAGCATTGACTGGTGGCCAAGTGATTACAGAAGAACTCGGCCTTGAGTTGAAATCGACAAACGTTACTCAATTGGGTAGCGCTCGTCAAATTCGCGTAACGAAAGAGAACACGATCATCGTTGATGGCAACGGAGACAAAAATGACATCGACGCTCGTGTTAACCAAATTCGTACGCAATTGGAAGAAACAACTTCCGAGTTCGACAAAGAGAAATTGCAAGAGCGCTTGGCTAAATTGGCAGGCGGCGTAGCGGTTATCAAAGTTGGTGCAGCTACAGAAACAGAATTGAAAGAGCGCAAACTTCGCATCGAAGACGCTTTGAACGCAACACGTGCTGCGGTTGAAGAAGGTATCGTTGCAGGTGGTGGTACGGCGCTGTTGAACGTATACAATGCAGTTGCGGCTGTTCAAGCTGCTGGCGACGAGCAAACAGGCGTTAACATCATCTTGAAAGCTTTGGAAGCGCCTGTTCGCACAATTGCTGACAATGCTGGTCAAGAGGGCTCCGTTATCGTTGAGCGCTTGAAAAACGAGAAAGTTGGCGTAGGTTACAACGCTGCTTCCGGCGAGTGGGTAGACATGATCCAACAAGGTATCGTTGACCCAGCTAAAGTAACGCGTTATGCATTGCAAAATGCAGCTTCTGTTGCAGCTATGTTCTTGACAACTGAAGCAGTAATCGCTGACAAGCCAGAAAAAGATAAGCCAGGCATGCCTGATATGGGCGGCATGGGTGGTATGGGTGGAATGGGCGGCATGATGTAATAAAGGCCTTTAGCCTTTAGTGCATGAATGCTCTAAGCTTTGTAACCCATTCAGGGTAACAATAGATTAGCTTTCCACAATTGTAAATATGAAAGGCCTCTTGGACTGTTCCGAGAGGCCTTTTTTGCGCAAAAAATCGGTTCAGTTATTGTTCAGAAACATCGATTATGATATCTGATGAATGATTTGGTGTTGTACCCATCTTAACCGTCATAGACTAGCATGTACCAGCTAGGTAGAAGACAGAAGATAGTCCAATGTGTTATTTTATGATGAAAAGGAGGTTGATGATTGTAGGAGCTGTGTGTAGTTGCAACAAGTAATAAGAATATAAGGAGAAAGGAGTGCCAACGGAATGACGCGATTGATGAGGCCGTATGCCGCTGTATGGGCGCTGATGCTGCTGTTGAATACCTTGCTTCTCCCAGTTACCGCAATGGCTAACCCAGCCAGTACGAGTAACAGTACGAGCGGTGTTCAGATCCAATTAAGTAGTAACGAAGCTACTGTGCTCACTGGAAAAACGTTTACGTACACGATCGATTATAGTCTCGCCAGTACGACGGGTCATTTTTCGAACGCCAAAGTGGTGTTGCCATTGCCAAGTGGAATCGTATTTGATCGTACGATTGATTCTGTTCACGCTGTAGGTAAGCTTGAGAAGCTTAATGGCGTTGATACGATCACGTTTACGTTCAAAGATCCGACTGCGTCTGGTGCGACAGGAAAGCTGCAAGTCAATGCCCATTTCCCCAACCTCACTACACCAGATGGGACATCTGCCACTACTAAAGCTACCTTCCAGCATAATCAGGGATCGGTTATCGTTGAATCTAACCCTGTGACCATCACGAGCAAAGCATCCGCAGTGTGGAAGTTGCAAAAAGAGCAGGCTGTTCCTGTCCAATATGTAAAACCGCTGCCCGGCAGTCAAGTACAGTACAAAATTGTATTTGACGATACGAAAGACTTAAAAGAATACGGCAATTTGAACATTCAGAATGTCGTCATTACAGATACTCTTCCAGATGCAGCTACCTTCGTTTCATCCAACCCTGCGCCTACTACCAAGACGAACAACGACAAAGTGTTGAATTGGCGAGCGGATGCAGATGGTCATTTTCCAAAAGAAATTTACGTCACGGTGTCCTATCCGAAAAATGTCCTTGATTTGATCAACAAAGATCCAGACAAATACCCAGATAAAAAAGTAACGAATCGCGTGCAAGTATCCTATCTGCCTGTAGGTTCATCTAAGCCTAGTGTGGTTTCGGCAGAAGCTTCACATGGCTTTGTGAATGTTCCAGAGGGGGGCATCTGGATTTACAAAGGCGTGGATCAGAATGAGAAGGAGCTTTCAACCGGTCAAGAAATTACCTATTATATTGGTGGTATAGGTAATTCGGCCAACGTGGAGCTGAAAGATGCTAAGGTGACAGATTTGACACCTAAAGGCTTGCAATTGAAATCGTTCAAGACGCCTAAATTCGTCGGTATTTCTTTTTACAAAGTGCAATACACCACCACAACAAATCCTCAAAATGATAGTGACTGGATTGATTGGGCTATATTAAACCCGAGTGTAGTGCATCCTTTCAATGCTACTGCGAACATGAAGGGAATTCGACTCGTATTTGGTGATGTGCCCGTGCATTTCCGCCAAGTAGAATCCTTGCAAATCCGCTATGAACTTACTGCGGAATATAAGGATTTGGAACACCCTTACGCCTTCGGGAAATACCAACCTGGTCCTGATGGGAAGTATGAATGCGTAAAGGATCCAAATGGCGGTGTGAAGCCTAAATGCCATTTTCCTGAAATAGATGAGCATCACGGTCTTCCTAAGAACGAGGAGAGCCCTCCTGATCGGAAGCAAATCGTCAACTACGTTGTTGCCACACACAAAAAAGCAATCAACCCGAACGATACAGAAGAGTTCGTATCGAGAGTGAAAGTTCTTGCGGTCGACAAGCTTCCAATTATTACGGTTGATAAGCAAGCTAGCGGTTCCTCCTTCAAGCCTGGCGACAAGGTCACGTATACGATTAGCGTGAAGAACGCGACGCGGGGCAACGTGAATTTTGACAACCCGATTGTGACGGATTTATTGCCCCAAGAGCTTGAGTTTGTTGCGGATTCTTGGAAAGTGGCGAGTAGTAGTGGGCAGATTCCACCTCAGCCTTTTGTTCAAAAAGGAACTCCCGACAAGCAAGGACGTGTTCCGATAACTTGGACTTGGAGCAACGAGAACGATAACGCCTGGACGCTTAAAAAGGGTGAAACGCTAAACCTAACCTTCGATGCCAAAGTGTTCAATGGAGCCTTGACGGGCGCCATTCAAAACGAGGTTGAAGTGACCTCGGCTACGCACAAATACTTAAATAACTTCCATAACTTTAAAAATCAGCGTTACAAGGCTGGAAAATGGTACGTGTACAACAGCGCGGACATTTATGTGAATTCCTCTGCGAATTTGGAGTCGATTAAATGGGTGCAGGGAGATTTGGACAACGGAAAATGGACCAAGTATCCCGACACTGGAAATGTCACGCCTGGTGGAGAAATCAAGTATAAGCTGGAAGTGACCAACAAAGGCACAACCAATGTGAAGAACGTGCTCATTGTGGACGCACT harbors:
- the groL gene encoding chaperonin GroEL (60 kDa chaperone family; promotes refolding of misfolded polypeptides especially under stressful conditions; forms two stacked rings of heptamers to form a barrel-shaped 14mer; ends can be capped by GroES; misfolded proteins enter the barrel where they are refolded when GroES binds) — encoded protein: MAKEIKFSEEARRSMLRGVDALANAVKVTLGPKGRNVVLEKKFGSPLITNDGVTIAKEIELEDAFENMGAQLVKEVATKTNDVAGDGTTTATVLAQAMIREGLKNVTAGANPMVVRKGIEKAVRAAVEELQKIAKPIEGKQSIAQVAAISAADEEVGSLIAEAMEKVGKDGVITVEESKGFNTELEVVEGMQFDRGYISPYMITDTDKMEAVLDNAYILITDKKISNIQEILPVLEKVVQQGKQLVIIAEDVEGEALATLVVNKLRGTFTCVAVKAPGFGDRRKAMLQDIAALTGGQVITEELGLELKSTNVTQLGSARQIRVTKENTIIVDGNGDKNDIDARVNQIRTQLEETTSEFDKEKLQERLAKLAGGVAVIKVGAATETELKERKLRIEDALNATRAAVEEGIVAGGGTALLNVYNAVAAVQAAGDEQTGVNIILKALEAPVRTIADNAGQEGSVIVERLKNEKVGVGYNAASGEWVDMIQQGIVDPAKVTRYALQNAASVAAMFLTTEAVIADKPEKDKPGMPDMGGMGGMGGMGGMM
- a CDS encoding SdrD B-like domain-containing protein; this translates as MTRLMRPYAAVWALMLLLNTLLLPVTAMANPASTSNSTSGVQIQLSSNEATVLTGKTFTYTIDYSLASTTGHFSNAKVVLPLPSGIVFDRTIDSVHAVGKLEKLNGVDTITFTFKDPTASGATGKLQVNAHFPNLTTPDGTSATTKATFQHNQGSVIVESNPVTITSKASAVWKLQKEQAVPVQYVKPLPGSQVQYKIVFDDTKDLKEYGNLNIQNVVITDTLPDAATFVSSNPAPTTKTNNDKVLNWRADADGHFPKEIYVTVSYPKNVLDLINKDPDKYPDKKVTNRVQVSYLPVGSSKPSVVSAEASHGFVNVPEGGIWIYKGVDQNEKELSTGQEITYYIGGIGNSANVELKDAKVTDLTPKGLQLKSFKTPKFVGISFYKVQYTTTTNPQNDSDWIDWAILNPSVVHPFNATANMKGIRLVFGDVPVHFRQVESLQIRYELTAEYKDLEHPYAFGKYQPGPDGKYECVKDPNGGVKPKCHFPEIDEHHGLPKNEESPPDRKQIVNYVVATHKKAINPNDTEEFVSRVKVLAVDKLPIITVDKQASGSSFKPGDKVTYTISVKNATRGNVNFDNPIVTDLLPQELEFVADSWKVASSSGQIPPQPFVQKGTPDKQGRVPITWTWSNENDNAWTLKKGETLNLTFDAKVFNGALTGAIQNEVEVTSATHKYLNNFHNFKNQRYKAGKWYVYNSADIYVNSSANLESIKWVQGDLDNGKWTKYPDTGNVTPGGEIKYKLEVTNKGTTNVKNVLIVDALPRIGDRGVIDTSPRDSKWSPVLTDKVTTPADVTVFYSTDDTVTMTTGTWTKEPPQDLAKVRALKFVFADSLVLAPQQSRELTWTMRAPIGAPTGPEQIAWNSFGYTATSVGSSTPLLPAEPLKVGIKIMENPKAEIGNYVSFDENGNGLQDEDPKHGFNGIRVSLHQASDGTLLKSTLTGNDHKGNPGYYLFTPLDAGDYYVKFTLPDGYTFTNKGVGTDRAKDSNANSDGQTDVIKLNTGEKRHDIDAGLIKKGNPPVKGKGQIGKYVWIDSNGNGVQDHNEAGLNNVTVQLFDEKDQKLTTTVTRSVYYSAVTNSVYDPSVTGSVYDTSVTDYVYSSGYYLFHNQDYGSYKVRFIVPTGYEFTKQNQGHDRVRDSNADSQGWTNIVTINQTQPNDLTVDAGLILKKDGGPDPKPVKGALGKYVWIDENKNGIQDDGDTGLNGVTVELYDNSNNLLKSSVTKAVYYNSVTNTVYDHSVTGAVYQAGYYLFDNLEAGKYKVKFKLTPELQQKYEFTKKGAGNDRVRDSDVDVSGWADVISLAQGQQYLVVDAGLVRKTTTPGTNPGTGSGDSGGSGGSGGTFTPSKPEPKKPSQPEVPKQPTKPEKPSEPLKPNPKPNPDPKDKKPGDGKKGTTDGAKNKDKKDKTKNKNSDTDTASKQKSKQPTTLPLTGEEAPIAPVVGIVLCVFAIGMWLTRKKLFM
- the groES gene encoding co-chaperone GroES — its product is MIKPLGERVLIEASAKEETTAFGIVLPDTAKEKPQEGKVIAVGNGVWKDGQRVPLDVKEGDRVIFSKYAGTEIKFEGKEYLIMKESDIHAILG